The DNA segment TTTTTTCTAGAAAAATACTGTTTTTCTAGACGGGTGGATATGGACACTTACCAACCAAGATTATGGCTGATTTGACTTTGAGGATGTTACTTTTTTTATCAGACTTGTAAACGTTTGTTGCAAGTTGCTGACATACTACTCATCTTACCGCGCTCTATTAAAACCTGCTGATATTTGGTGTGAATGTGAAAGTACAGCTCAAGCAGGATGCTAATCAGGTTGTGAAGTGGTTACTGATTTTTCTGCAACTTTATAAAGATAGGACTTACGCATTGACAATAAATAATAAATATGTGTGGCGCTAAGAAGCACATATTTATTAGGGGTTTAGCAATGCTAAACCCCTACCACGCGGGTATATTTACTATCAACGTAATTATTGTTTAAAGCCTGAAATTGGCTATTACTGTAATAGTATACCATAATTAATTTGTACAGTGCGTAAGTCCTAAAAGATTAATTTATTGTAAGTTGCCAAATTCTCCTTTGATGTCAGACTAGGGATGTGGGAAAGGCAGATGTTGGCAAACATCCTGATAATCGGCTCAAACGTCAGTTGACACTCCCCGCGATAAATCGACGGGGCTTTCAACCCAATTTTTCGGTAAACTCAAACTGCATCAAACTTTTTTGCTGTTGTTGTAACGCTCTCAAACGCTCTCAATGGTTTGGGCTTGACTCTGTTCTGCATCAGATAGCCCTATTTCTAAACTGGGTGTAGGCATATTTTTCATTTCCCACACTTTCAGCAAAATCAGGTATTCGTAAAATGCCTGCAATGTACACCAAGCCATCCCAGCGCGTCCATCTAGACAACCCCTCAAAATAAAATACATATACAGAAAGCGCAGAAATGGTCTGGCGGGTAAACGTAAAGATAAATCTTTTAAAGCCCGTCGTCGTTCTATTTCTGTTTTACCCAGGAATAAATCTTGCCAGTTCACTTTACCTTGTTCAATTTGATGCAAGGTTTCTTTGGCTTCATCTGTAGAATAACGGTTATGCTTTTCAATCCAACGGCTTAAACCCTTGCTACAAGTGTAATGAGGATATGTTTCTTTGATGAAACTGGTAGCACCGTTACACACTTCCCGTTCAGTGTGTCCATAATCTGTAAACCAGACTTTACCGTGGCGGAACAAACGCATTTGATAGCGGGGATATTGGGTGCTGTAGCGAATCCAATGATTCATAAACATCACACGTTCTGCGACGTAGTAGCCTATATAGTCGGGGTTTTTAGTAGCCTGTAGGCACTCGGCAAAGAGTTCTGGTGTCATGCGTTCATCGGCTTCGAGAATATATACCCACTCATATTTTGGAGGAATAGATTCTAACATCCAGGTGCGTTGTAGTCCGTGGCTTTCAAAGGCGTGTTGGACTGTGCGAACAGGGTAACGACTGGAAATTTCTACAGTGCGATCGCTACTGCATGAGTCTACAACAATAATGTCATCAGATAGCATTGCCGACTCAATACAAGCCGCAATATCTAGCTCTTCGTTATATGTCAGGATATAAATTGATAACATTGCTCAGTTTTTAAAGGAATTTGTTAACTGCTTCGATCAACCCTTGTAGAGACGTTCCATGGAAAGTCTCTACAATATTTGTTGTTACCTAGCGTGCGGCTACTTTACGTTTACTACCTTGTAAAGCACCCATACTCCGTAAACCTGTCCAGCCAATGATCATGTAACCAATGGATAACAGCAAACTACTAATACCAATTCGCAGTCCAGACTTCCAAGCGTTGTCTCTGGCTTGTTTTTGGGCTTCGTCCCGACGTTGGCGAATTTGAATTATTCTTTGATCTGCTAGGGTTTGAGGGTTTGTTTGCTGGTCGATAAAGGTATCTAGTTCTTGGGGATTTTCTTTAAACTTCCTGAGTAATTCTTTTTGCGCTGCGGGAAGTTGAGGGTTATTTAGTGCTTGTTGGTATGTTTGCTCATTTTTGAGCAGTTCGGTAAACTGATTTCTGGCTTGGTTTCGCAGCTGTTCTAGTTGCGCTTTTCCTTGTTCGTTGCTGATTTGGGCTTGGAATTGGGATAACTGATTTTGCAGTTGATTTTCTGCCTGTTCAGCATCTTGGCGAATTTGAACGACGTTTTGAGCGCTAGCTTGTCGGACATTATTCAAGTGCAAGGGAAAAATTAGCAAGAAAAATAACCCTAAGATACTGGAGAGTACCAGCACGGGAAATCTGATATCTATAGGTTTAGGGCGATCGCCGCTATCACCAACACCATCAATCCAATAGCCGACGAATAGCATCCCTATACCAACCAAAGGCACAATGCCTCTGTCAACTAATGCTGTGGCTAGATTGATTTGCCATGTCCGATCAGTTGGTTGGAAGGGCAATAACAGAATTAAAAAATCTAGTAAAAAGGACAAAATTAAAATTATCCCTACTACCTTGAGTGTGAGGGCAGCATTTCCAGAAGCAATACGATTAGTCATAATTTTGCAAATTTTTGGTGTATCAGAGCAATTATCCTATTTGAAGTTACTTGAATATCGTTTCTATAACTGTTGTATGAAACTTATTTCATGAACCTAACTGTTATACAAAAGTATCAGGTAGTTATACACTTGTATAGATTTTATGCAACTAGGTTTTAAACTACACTACGGTAACATTTGTTTTCGGAACTGTCTTCAGGAAACACTAGGTAATTGAAGATACGAAGCTAGCCGGGGAATGAAAGTCTGGCAGAATATGAAGAAGATATAAAGAGATACTTTGATTCATTTTTATCAGAATTTTTTGGTAACTTTTCACTTCCATACCTCAACATTATTTAGTTTTTATCTTCAAGGTTTGTTCCCAAATTGGTAAATCCTCTGGAAGGTCAATATCAGCTAAAGGAGGCAAGTATGCCAGTGATATTGTCAGCTTTTGGGCAATATTCACAGTTTGCTGTAATACTTGATTAGTTCCCCAATCGATATTAACGAATAATTCTGGAATCAGGTGACACAAACCAATTAAGTAATAACCACCGTCAATGGCTGGGCCAAGTGTGAGATCATAAGTGTGTAGCTGCTCAAAGGCTTGGGTAAGGATGTCAGAATTGATTCCCGGACAATCTATGCCAATGATTATGACTTGTTCTGCACCAGAGTCAAAGGCATGAGCAAGCGATCGCTCCATCCGCGAACCCAAATCACCTTCACCCTGAGAGTGGTATACTAAATCAGACCCCAGCCAGTCTTCCATGAGTTGCGAGTTACCACCAGCAAACCGCACTTCCCAAGATATGTCCGTGGATTTTTGCAGTTGTTGCACCTGAAATATGGTACGCTCAGTCATCTGCCGTTGTAAATTGGCAGCACCCACATCACCCAAAGCAGGTATGAGTCGGGTTTTCGTCTTCCCTGGTTCTGGGTAGCGAGTAAAAATAATTAAGTGCTGTTGGGCAATGTCTAATGATTTCAGCACGGAGTAGTCCCAATTTAGTTAGTGAAATATAACTAGACTACTACATATAATTCAGAATCCCGACCGAATTCAAATATGCATTTTCGGTTAACGCTTGTAGAGACGTTGTATGCAACGTCTCTACATTCTTTGTCAGAGATGTTTTTTGCAAAACTGGAATTCTCAACTCATCTGCTGCTGTCAGCGCTGACGATTATGATCGTATTTCACAACTCTTGGGAAATAAATTAATATCAATCACATCCACTATCCTTCGCAGTCCTCATTGCGCCTAGTAAGGTTGAAACAATGACGCACCTTGGGGAAACGTCAGTATTTCGAGGTGTAAAGGTAATTTTTCCCATTCGTCCATTGACAGAACCATCATACTTGAACTGTACCCGATACTTCCCAGAACCAGTGGTATCTTCAGCGAAGTTGGAAGTAAATCTAATTGCTGTAGAGTCGCCTTGAATCAAAGGTTGTCCATTTGACGTTTGACATTGGTTGTCTGAAGGGGTGCGATGTACAGCAGCTAATACTTTATTATCATCAACCCAAAAACAAGCTTGCCAACCAAGTTTTTCCCGTTTAGCATTACTTTGGGCATCGCGTAATAGTGTCAATGCCGCACTTTGTGCAGTGTTTACCTTCTGTCGATTGACAAATCCTAACCAGCTAGGAGCTGCGATCGCTGATAATATACCAATCATTACCAGAGCTACCAATATCTCTAATAATGTGAAGCCACGAGGGTGGCCATCTCTCAATAAGTTTTTGGGATCAAATAAATGTGGTAAATGCATAGAAATTAACTTGAATTAGATAAACATACAAGAAACTTGAACTCAGTCGGCGGACGCTCGTAGTAAGGGCTTCAGCCCTTCATTCAGGACTAAAGTCCTGACTACAAACCTTTAACTATTTACACCGAATCACTTAGGTTTTTAAATTAACTGTTTTTCGACTATCTAAAAAATTAGTAGATAAATTATCAGGTAAAAAAATGATTATGCTAATTTTTAATAATAATTTTAATGTAAATTTTGTTCGTTTAAATCTGGAATTATCATAAATAAAATACTTCCACAAAAAACCAGCAGCAGCTATACCCTTTTGTCTGTTGTGTGGTCTATTTAAAGCTTTGCAAGTTAGATATTTATACAGGTTAGTCATGCTCGAATTGAGAATAGTTTGATTATTTAACCCTTTGGCATGGTAACCATTTGTAATCACTTGCAAACAATATTTTTCCTGCTTGGCAAGATTAGAAGAAACCGAATTAGCACTGAGGCGGTATAATATTTGTACTGAAGGAACAGCTACAAAAGAATATTGCGCTGCTAATCTTAACCACATATCCCAATCTTGAGCAGCTGGTAAAGATTCATCAAATCCACCTAATTCTAGTACAGCTTCCCTACGAATCAAAGGATTAGAACCACTTTCTAAAAAGTTAGTTATTAACAACTGCTCATAAACATCTCCATTCGCAGTAATGTGTGTACCAGAAAGAAATCTTTCGCCATTTTCGTTAATATAATCAGTCCAACTATAAGCCACTTGAGCATCTGGATTATTTTGCAAAGCCTGTAACTGGACTTGCAGTTTATCAGGTGTCCAAATATCATCTGCATCAAGAAAACTGACAAATTCTCCAATTGCATGGTGTAGTCCACGATTGCGAGTCACGTTTCCGCCAGCATTGGGATAAGAAAATACTTTAATTCTGATGTCCTTAATTTGCGAAACTATATCTAATGTCGAATCTTGGGAACCATCATTAATAATAATTAATTCAAAGTTAGTAAAAGTTTGATTGAGAACGGATTTAATTGTGGCTTGAATAGTTTTTTCACAATTATAAGCTGGAATAACTACAGAAATCGTTGGCGACTCTTTATTTACTTCATTCATCTTTCACGTTATTTTTCTGGTTATATCGTTTAAAAAACATCTAAATGAATAAAAAGGACTCAGCATACTGCCTAAATAAAACTCCATTTCAAAAAGCAAAGTAATATCAGTTTTTAACTCATGATTATGTTTAATAAAATGTTTGACTATTCGGCGCAAATTACCCAAAATAGTTCTGATTAAAATTATGGGTTTTTCCCAATTCTTCGCATTAATTAAGCGCAATTGAAAAACACACAAACCACAGCCACGGGCTAGTTTGAGCAAGTAATCTTTTTCTAATCGCCAATGTGGTATTTGATGATAAGTGTGCATAGCGGGATTGTACCAAATTTCCCAGCCAGCATTGTGAATGTGAAGTAACGGTTCATAGTCATCACCCTGCACAAAAACACCAGGTAACTTTCCACTCAACTTAGGTTTTTGAGGAACGTTATCAAACCATGCGTTTTTCCTGACAACTAGCGCTGCACCAGGAGGAAGATTTAATCTCTCCGGCTCAAATAAATGCGCCTTGTCTCCATGCTCTCTGATAGCTAGAAAGGCCTGTATCTTTTGAAAATCTTCTGGTGGTTTAACCTCAAATTCTCCATGAATTTGACCACTCCAAGCCCCAGCTTGAGGATGTTCAATCGCAAAATCGTAAGCTGCTGCCAGCCAGTCAGATGCAGGAAGGTTATCATCATCTAAAAATGCAATAAGATGTCCTCTAGCTTCACGTACTGCCCGCAATCTTGCGTAGGCAGCACCCTGTTGAGGTTCCATAAAATATTTTAAAGAACATTCGTTGCTAAATATTTCCTGATAATTACTAATTACTTCAGATGTATTATCAGAACTATTATTGTCAATAATAACAACTTCCCAATTAATTTTTTTCACATTTACTTGCTTCAAAAGTAAATCTAAAATCTTAGGTAACCGTGTTGCCCCATTGTAAGTCGGAATAGCTAGGGTAACATCTAAAGATTTTGTTAACACTTCTGCCATAAAATTTTATATCTTATTCCTTATTCATTTTTAAATATCCATTTCTCCACAAATAAAAGGGGCTAATTAAACTACTCAATAAAAGTTGTAATTCACAATTTGCCACCAGATCATGTTTAAAATTGTTGCGATGTTTTAGTAAATGTAAAGCTATTTTGCGTAAATCATTTATCGCATAAGCAAAAGATACTAATGACTGATAAAAAGGTTTAATATTTACCATTCTTGTGACGTAACGGCTAAGTCCAATACCTCTGAAAAATGGAATCAAATAAGCTTTTTCTAATCTAGATTTTGGTATTTTATGATAAATTTCCATTTCTGGATTGTACCAAATTTGCCAACCTGCTTTTTGTATGTAACACAGCATCTCTAAATCTTCGCCAGTCAGCATATTGCCAGTAACTCTGCCTGTCAAAATTGGGTTATTTGGGACACTTGTTAACCATGCTTGTCGCCGCACAACAAGTCCAGCAGAAGGAGGTAGTAATTTTGTATGGGGTTTATATAGCAGTGGAATATCTCCACGCTCTGTAATTGCCAAAAAGGCAGAAATTCGGTGAAAATTTTCTGGTGGTTTTACTTCCCAATCTGGGTGAATTTGGCTACCATAAGCTCCCACATGAGGATGCTCTTTGGCAAAGGCGTTAGCTGCTGCTACCCAGTTGGATAAGGGGTAGTTATCATCATCAAGAAATCCTATAAATTTGCCTCTAGCTTCCAAAACTGCTCTTTTCCTAGCATAAGCTGCTCCCTGTTGGGCTTCAAAGCAATACTTTAAGGGATAAGAACATTGCCAATTTTCTTGATAGCTTTTGATAAGTTCAGCTGTGTTATCTGTGCTGTTATTGTCTACAACAATGATTTCCCAAGCTAAATTTTCGGTGTTGATTTGATTTCGCAGTCGTTCTAATAGTTCAGGTAAGCGACTTGCACCGTTGTAGGTTGGTATAGCTACGGTAAAATTAAGTTTAGTAGGCATAGCTCCCCTGATTTAACTTAAATAAGTTTTATTGCCCTAATATTAGTAAGATTTAAAATCTGGTTAGGCACAAATTAGGGCTATTTTTTGAGCAGCTACAAAATTAATATATAAAACTAAATAAACTGCCCCTGATATTTTTATTATCCTATTTAGGACGTATTTTATATACCGTGTTTATACGGGCTTTATTATACTTTTGTAATAAAATAAAGGTGATTTACTCATCACCACATTGATCATCTTTTTCTGTGAGCATTGAGCCTAAGAGAGTTTTCACTATCACACATCGCTTTATATTAGAATTGCGTACGGCTACCACAATTTTTAATCCTGGTGCTTCTGTTGAACCGTCTGGTGGTGTACCCAAGTCAGCATTTGGCAAAGTTCCCATGTAGTCAAATTTGATTGTTTTTTCGCCACTGAGATCAGCGATAGTAGCACCAGCAATATTCTCTCCAGTTATATTGGTTAGCACCAATATTTCTTCGGGATTAATTCCCACATCCTCGCCTAAGTTGCGCCAATTACTACTTGGTGTTCCTTGATAAATTGCAATTTGGGGAATATCATCCTGAATTTTCAAACTGACGCTGTAATCACGTTTTGTTCTTTTAGCTTCTCGCTGTGCTTCTTGTAGTGCTGCTAACACAACATCATTAGCTTTATTCACCCGTTGTCGATTCACAAAACCCAGCCATCCGGGAGCCGCTATGGCTCCTAAAATTCCAATTATTAGAGCTGCTACTATGAGTTCTATGACGCTAAAGCCAGAATCTGGTTGTGCGGATCTCAATTTATAGTTACTGATAACCAGACATCGTTGTTTTATTTTGTGGTTCTTGCTATGCATATATAGTGATATTAAATTTTGCTTGTTCATAATTAGCAGTCCTCAAATAAGAACTTCAGCCCTGACTACGAATTGAATAACAACAATTTTACTTAGTTATAAATTCTTTTATTATCAGCACTCATTGAGTAAATAAGAAGCTGCGTCCTTGTACTCGTATGCTTGCAGTAGGAAAATAAGTACTGTTATTAGATGTGTAATCTAAGTTATTACTTTGCAGACGAGCCAGCGCATTACCCCTTAAAAATACTTGTGCTGTTGTGTTAACTCTATCAATGCAAGCATAAAATCCGGTTCTTTCTGGTGATATTTGTGACCATGTAACAGGGGGGATAAGAGTATTAGGGGGGCATATTACAGGTGGTACTCCTGACACTGTATTTTGTGTTTGATCAATAAAGTCAACAAGTACTGCTGAAGCAGGAAAATCTCCTGCGCCTTTCTCCCAAGAATTCATCTTTTCTGCTAGATTTCCTACACCATCAAGGTCAAATGGGGCAAACCCTCCACTAGGACAAATGATATACTGTGTAGCATCGTCAGAATCATCACCACAACTGTCACCATCTTCACCATCAATTCTGGCTACACCATCTTTAATTTGCCATCTGGCAATACGAGCAGCATTAGACCAAGTACGGTTACTATCTTTAATTAAGTAATAGGCAACCAAAGAGTAGACAAAACTATCATCTGACCCCGCACCAACGGGAATTGCATCTTTAATCAATTCTCGTTTCCAAAAGACAAGAACAGGTACACCATCAGCAGGAATGAATATTTCATCGTCAATAGCTTCAATTCCATCAGCATCATAGATATAAATTGCTTGTTGTAAATCACGCGAGATATAATCCAATGCAGATTGGATTTCTTGCTCAGAATTTGCCTTAGCTTGCTCTCGGCGATCTGTGTCTAAAATGTTGATCATGAATCCTAGCAAAGGTGTAATTACAAGGACTGATATGATCATGGCTACGAGTAATTCAATCAGGGTAAAACCGCTAACTGGCTGAACTATCTTAGAGCGTTTCAGTTGATTACTAAGCAGGAATTTTAGCGTCCTCATCATAACTTCATTGTTCCCTTGAATGAATAGATACACAGCGATTAAATGATGCCAATCATCCTAATGTTTTAGTCACAGCCTCCGTCTGCAACACCAAGACGTTGACATAAAGCCCTAAACGAAGTTTCAGGAGTACCAATATCAGTTGTCATTTCTATGAGGGGTGATTGGCGACTACCTAATCCACCTGTGAAGGTCATTTGAGTAGTTTTTGTATCGCCGTTACTGGCAGTTATATCTTGAGCAAAATCAATGTCTGCCCGATAAACCCGAATTCCTAAACGGTAGCCATCATTTGCCCCAGAACTTTGAACAATCCGAGCCGCCTGTATGTAGAACAAATTATCATCATCGGCAGAACAATCTGGATCATCAATAATGCCATTCTTTTTAAAACAATATAATTGCGTTGAATTTGCGGGAACTCCCATTTTGCTAATGTTAATTAAATAGTCCTCGGTATCATCTTCAACGTTTCTTGCTTCATCTGTTAGAACAGGGTCAATTGTCTCTGGTAGTGCAATTGATCCTGTTCTGACACCATCAATGTATGTTCTTACAGCTTGTGTTGCTAGTTCTATTCTGCGAGCTTGAACTCTGGTTGCTGTAGAAATAACGATTACAGGGGCGATCGCTGTTAATAAAATACCAGCAACAACCAATGCTACAATCGACTCAATAATAGTAAACCCAGATTCATCACCAGGGCAGCTATTCTGCTGTTGTTTTTGCTTAATCATTGCTAATCACCAGGTTTTCAAATTTTATTCTTACGGACAAGAAGGACGTTGATCTGTATCAATTGCTGGCTCCCCTGCGTTGTTTTCAGCACACAACAAAGTTTCCACCCAAGGGTCATCTCGGCCAACTTCTCGGAAGAACTCATCTGGCAGATCCTCTGGAGTTCTCACCAATTTTTGGGCAAACAAATCAGGTGCCTGGGATAGCAACCCTACATCATAACCCCATTGCCGTGTAGGAGCTATGTAAAAAGGCGCTCTACGACTGTTACCAGTAATTGGATATGACTCTGATGAATCTGATAAAAATGATCTGAATGGCCCAGTGGCGTAGGCACTGCGCTTGAATTGGATAAAAGACCCACTAATCCTTGCTTTGATAGCATTATCTATGCGGCTAGGTTGGTTCCAGTTCTCGATAAACCGCACAAAATTAGGCAAGCCACCATTATCTTCAGTGGGACGTGCAGGGGTATCTCCTGCTGCTGCCGCTAAATTGAATGTCGTTTCGGTAGCTATTTGTAGCCAGTTTCGCGTGGAGCCAGTGTTTAATATCGTTGTGTTGTTTTGATCATTGTCATTGGTCGGGTTTTGAATTTGTAAAACTGGATCTAGCCGTGGATTATTGCGTGTATTTGCTGTTAACGCCTCAGCCAAACGTGGCGGAGTATTTTCATTGTTTGCAGTGGTTGTTCTAAACCATAAGGCATTATTTCGTGAATCTGGTCTATTTCCTGCTGAAAAAGAGCCTAGAGGGAATTGATTGATCTTTCCATCTTTGATGCCCAAAATAGTTGGTCTAAGACTATTAAGCTCCAATCGACCATTCAATAAAGATAAAGGGTCAACATCTGGTAAACGCTTAAAAGCAACCCGACGAGGATACATTCGAGTGTTATTATCCGTAATAGCTGTTGTACCCGCATTTAAAGTTAATATTGACCAATCCAAAGTGCCATCAATCGCAATTTGCGGAACTGTATCCGCCCCACCACGCAGCCAAGAGCGTCTATTAGCTGGATCTCCTTCTCCAACATAGTGAACATACCAGTCATCTACTCCACATTCAGAGACAGGTAGCTTTGGACAAACTTCCATTAAATACTCTGGAGCATTTTTTCTTCTCTGTATTGGTGTGACAAAGTTGTTGAGATAAGAACTACCTTGAACAGTCTGCCCGTCAATAGTAATCCCAGGTTCAAGGTCTTTGGCTATACCACTGCCGTCATACCAATCAGCGTTGGTAACGTAAGAGTTGGGAAAAAAACCATTCTCTGTAAAACGGGTAATGGAAGTTGCATCCCCTAAATTATTATTCAGATCGTAGTCTCCCTGGTTGCGGAAACCTTCCCGAAAGTTACTAGAAAGTAGGGTGATGGCATCAGATAACACACTTGCAGGTCGCCATTCGTCCCCAGGATCACAATTCGGTAGTCTTTGGTCACCTGAACGACAGGCAAACTGAGGATTACGTTGAGCAGCTGTGCGGCTATAGAAGTTACCCCAGCTATCTGCCAAGGGGTTGGTGAACTCTTCTTGGGTATGTATATTAAAGTCACCCTTAATGTATACAGGCAAGTTTGAGGCTAGAATTAACCCTCTTTCCACATCTCTATAACTATTTGTACGCCAAATTTTTTCACCGTTGGTCAACATAATGGCGTTAGGACGGCGAGTCGGGTCTAGGATGAAATCTACTGGACTTTCTGTTTCCTGGTTGTTTCCTGCTGCGGCGCTCAAATCTAAAAGTGCATCATCACGAGTGGCATAAATAATGCCGCTATTAGGAAGTAAATATTCTGTTGCTGTTGAGACACCACCACTGATAGTTGTTCCTCTCAGATCATTAATGTTCAATACAGTGGCGCGAATTTCTAGGGGTTGACGCTGCTCTCTGGGAAGATTGTAGTCTGCTGCTGGTGGTACAATAGCGCCACCTTCTGCATTTCTAAATGTTTCTAAAACCAATGGTGTATCAACTGTATTATCTGAGTGAATCGCCTTAATCTGTCTGGCATCAAGAAAAGCTGTTTCTCTAATTGCACCGTGAGGAATCACAGGATCACTCTGAACGGCAATAGTGTCATCTAAAATTTGTAGGGCGCAAAGTGCAGATTCAACCGCAGACCTTTCGGAGAGAGTACGATTAGCAGCAGTTTTGTCCAAAGCTGTTTGGAGTGGCTTATTCACCCAACGTCCATTGGGATATCTTAAGTCGGCTTGATAACTCAGCACATTTGCATAAGTAGTTTCACCCGTGGCAATATCAGGAGCAGCGTAAACTACACCGTTGTTAGATGCACCAGGTGCAGCAACAGTTCCTGGATTCCAGGGCAGTGAGTTTAAGTTCTTGGCTCTATCTACATTAGTAGGATCATAGTAACTACTAACACAAGCAATAGGTGCGGGTGCTGTTTGGCTGTAGCTGGCAACGTTGTAGTGATAAACCGCAGTTGCCCGCATCCGCAGATAGGGAGTGTTGGCGTTTGGTAGTTGAATTACTGGATCTATACCGCCAGCAGCAGTTGCAGCTGTCGGAGAAGCAACTGGCATCATGTCTGACCAAATTTTTTCAGGTACAGGTACGCCGGTAGAATCAGGAACTAAAACTGAATTGAAGTCAGCAGATGTAGATGTAGTAGTCAAACCATCAGGTAAATAAATACCTGCCCCAGTCACTACACGCAAACCACCAACTGGCTCTTGTGGATTAGTGGGTATTTTAGCTGCTGCTAATTCCCAATCTTGATCTCGGCTTGTGGCTCCCAAATCAGCTAGTGCTTCTATGCGAGTGCGACGAGTGCGAGTTCCATCTCCATCGTCCCATTCGATACCAGCAATCTCTTGAGTATCTTGTGGATTTTTACCAACAAAACTGCTTCCGTTCCACCAGAGTTCAGGTAGATTATTCCCAACCAAAACCCTGTCACCCAAAGTTTGCTCTTTATCTATTGTTTGTCGTTTAATTGGCTCCGTCGCACTAGGTA comes from the Nodularia sp. NIES-3585 genome and includes:
- the hpsC gene encoding hormogonium polysaccharide secretion pseudopilin HpsC, with translation MRTLKFLLSNQLKRSKIVQPVSGFTLIELLVAMIISVLVITPLLGFMINILDTDRREQAKANSEQEIQSALDYISRDLQQAIYIYDADGIEAIDDEIFIPADGVPVLVFWKRELIKDAIPVGAGSDDSFVYSLVAYYLIKDSNRTWSNAARIARWQIKDGVARIDGEDGDSCGDDSDDATQYIICPSGGFAPFDLDGVGNLAEKMNSWEKGAGDFPASAVLVDFIDQTQNTVSGVPPVICPPNTLIPPVTWSQISPERTGFYACIDRVNTTAQVFLRGNALARLQSNNLDYTSNNSTYFPTASIRVQGRSFLFTQ
- the hpsB gene encoding hormogonium polysaccharide secretion pseudopilin HpsB gives rise to the protein MIKQKQQQNSCPGDESGFTIIESIVALVVAGILLTAIAPVIVISTATRVQARRIELATQAVRTYIDGVRTGSIALPETIDPVLTDEARNVEDDTEDYLINISKMGVPANSTQLYCFKKNGIIDDPDCSADDDNLFYIQAARIVQSSGANDGYRLGIRVYRADIDFAQDITASNGDTKTTQMTFTGGLGSRQSPLIEMTTDIGTPETSFRALCQRLGVADGGCD
- the hpsA gene encoding hormogonium polysaccharide biosynthesis protein HpsA yields the protein MTRKRQLVKIINKITKQVSKHFLSPIKKKIVWLLRTLFVTNRQRSSANAGFVLPTVAMVSIVVVLLTTAILFRSFERSKNASNVRVNQAVLNAAAPAIDRARAKIDKLFQDGRLPRAIPTDVALEDTLAGNLPEYTFGDETPLQLEEGGETLNTAWRYPVDTDNNGKFDSYTLYGIYFKTPLDSDRARNRLEARTPPMSAGSVSGTCADTLGTSATLVGNTGWFNIEGKLKKSFFVYTATVPITSEPTGAEIVNYERYQGNRGFSAIEYQQDRVQLPIVNNAVVYEDDIALAPGTDFNLNGRIFTNSNFITAPVGSAAVKLYQVSSKDSCFYDDDNAKIIIGGNLGAGGFTDATDLTNSAVLHLYQGNAVNPTLTGTNTTIKTNKSVTAGPSTIAYNSLAYVERINLLVDAQMANLDTTDPQEVIDGIQRQKEALGLPSYTAEENERFRRQQLGIYFRRRTRRVPYAEVAFGDDPVVGYTPPATVLQGSGNTLRPPDVWIYPTDPDDGKTGTGYTELALNIRTDKLLPSATEPIKRQTIDKEQTLGDRVLVGNNLPELWWNGSSFVGKNPQDTQEIAGIEWDDGDGTRTRRTRIEALADLGATSRDQDWELAAAKIPTNPQEPVGGLRVVTGAGIYLPDGLTTTSTSADFNSVLVPDSTGVPVPEKIWSDMMPVASPTAATAAGGIDPVIQLPNANTPYLRMRATAVYHYNVASYSQTAPAPIACVSSYYDPTNVDRAKNLNSLPWNPGTVAAPGASNNGVVYAAPDIATGETTYANVLSYQADLRYPNGRWVNKPLQTALDKTAANRTLSERSAVESALCALQILDDTIAVQSDPVIPHGAIRETAFLDARQIKAIHSDNTVDTPLVLETFRNAEGGAIVPPAADYNLPREQRQPLEIRATVLNINDLRGTTISGGVSTATEYLLPNSGIIYATRDDALLDLSAAAGNNQETESPVDFILDPTRRPNAIMLTNGEKIWRTNSYRDVERGLILASNLPVYIKGDFNIHTQEEFTNPLADSWGNFYSRTAAQRNPQFACRSGDQRLPNCDPGDEWRPASVLSDAITLLSSNFREGFRNQGDYDLNNNLGDATSITRFTENGFFPNSYVTNADWYDGSGIAKDLEPGITIDGQTVQGSSYLNNFVTPIQRRKNAPEYLMEVCPKLPVSECGVDDWYVHYVGEGDPANRRSWLRGGADTVPQIAIDGTLDWSILTLNAGTTAITDNNTRMYPRRVAFKRLPDVDPLSLLNGRLELNSLRPTILGIKDGKINQFPLGSFSAGNRPDSRNNALWFRTTTANNENTPPRLAEALTANTRNNPRLDPVLQIQNPTNDNDQNNTTILNTGSTRNWLQIATETTFNLAAAAGDTPARPTEDNGGLPNFVRFIENWNQPSRIDNAIKARISGSFIQFKRSAYATGPFRSFLSDSSESYPITGNSRRAPFYIAPTRQWGYDVGLLSQAPDLFAQKLVRTPEDLPDEFFREVGRDDPWVETLLCAENNAGEPAIDTDQRPSCP